One Mercurialis annua linkage group LG3, ddMerAnnu1.2, whole genome shotgun sequence DNA window includes the following coding sequences:
- the LOC126671719 gene encoding heat shock protein 90-5, chloroplastic has product MAPVLSRTLASASLVSLPSSTPFSLKHAKKPLNLRSLFLPSNTNSALRKGISCSDLKWKLDQRNNRTGVRCEAAVAEKEASDTSGEKFEYQAEVSRLLDLIVHSLYSHKEVFLRELVSNASDALDKLRFLSVTDPSLLGDAGDLEIRIKSDPDNGIITITDTGIGMTREELIDCLGTIAQSGTSKFLKAIKENQDVGKDNSLIGQFGVGFYSAFLVADKVVVSTKSPKSDKQYVWEAAAESSSYVVKEETDPEKLLRRGTQITLYLREDDKYEFSDPARIQGLVKNYSQFVSFPIYTWQEKSRTVEVEEEEEPKEGEEEKPEDEKKKTKKTKTEKYWDWELANETKPIWMRNAKEVEKEEYQEFYKKAFNEFLDPLAYTHFTTEGEVEFRSVLYIPGMGPLNNEEVMNPKTKNIRLYVKRVFISDDFDGELFPRYLSFVKGVVDSDDLPLNVSREILQESRIVRIMRKRLVRKTFDMIQELSESENKEDYKKFWENFGRFLKLGCIEDTGNHKRITPLLRFHTSKIEDELTTLDEYVENMGENQKAIYYLATDSLKSAKSAPFLEKLVQKGIEVLYLIEPIDEVAIQNLQTYKEKKFVDISKEDLELGDEDEVKERETEQEYNLLCDWIKQQLGDKVAKVQVSKRLSSSPCVLVSGKFGWSANMERLMKAQALGDTASLEFMRGRRIMEINPDHPIIKDLNAACKNAPDSSDAQRAVDLLFDTALISSGFSPDSPADLGNKIYEMMAMALGGRWGRSEDDSAEATEGNAAESDDNPKEVAETEVVEPSEVRTENDPWND; this is encoded by the exons ATGGCTCCAGTTCTAAGCAGAACCTTAGCTTCTGCTTCTCTAGTTTCCCTTCCTTCTTCCACACCCTTCTCACTTAAACATGCCAAAAAACCCTTAAATCTGAGAAGTCTGTTCCTGCCTAGTAACACTAACAGTGCTCTCAGAAAGGGAATTTCTTGTTCTGATTTGAAATGGAAGCTTGACCAGCGAAATAATCGGACTGGTGTGAGGTGTGAAGCTGCTGTTGCTGAGAAAGAAGCCTCTGATACTTCTGGTGAGAAGTTTGAGTATCAAGCTGAG GTCAGTCGCTTGTTGGATTTGATAGTTCACAGTCTATACAGTCACAAGGAAGTGTTTCTTAGAGAGCTCGTGAG CAATGCAAGTGATGCTCTAGATAAGTTGAGATTCTTAAGTGTGACTGATCCCTCTTTGCTTGGTGATGCTGGAGACCTGGAGATACGCATAAAGTCCGATCCAGACAATGGGATCATCACCATAAC AGATACTGGCATTGGGATGACAAGAGAAGAACTTATCGACTGTCTTGGGACTATTGCTCAGAGCGGTACTTCAAAATTCCTGAAGGCTATTAAG GAAAATCAAGATGTCGGCAAAGACAACAGTTTGATTGGTCAATTTGGTGTTGGGTTCTATTCTGCTTTTCTTGTAGCTGATAAG GTTGTTGTTTCTACAAAGAGCCCAAAGTCAGATAAGCAATATGTCTGGGAAGCAGCAGCTGAGAGCAGCTCGTATGTGGTTAAGGAAGAAACTGATCCTGAAAAGCTTCTGCGTCGTGGAACTCAAATTACACTTTATTTGAGG GAGGATGATAAATATGAATTCTCAGATCCAGCTAGAATTCAGGGTTTGGTGAAGAACTATTCGCAGTTCGTTTCTTTCCCCATCTATACATGGCAAGAAAAATCAAGGACTGTTGAG gtggaagaagaggaagaaccAAAGGAAGGTGAAGAAGAAAAACCTGAG GatgaaaagaaaaagacaaaGAAGACTAAAACAGAGAAGTATTGGGATTGGGAGTTAGCCAATGAAACAAAACCTATATGG ATGCGGAATGCAAAGGAAGTTGAGAAGGAGGAGTACCAAGAGTTTTACAAGAAAGCATTTAATGAATTCTTGGATCCACTTGCTTATACGCACTTCACAACAGAG GGAGAGGTGGAGTTCAGGAGTGTTCTATACATACCTGGAATGGGGCCTCTTAACAATGAGGAAGTAATGAacccaaaaacaaaaaatatacgTTTGTATGTGAAGCGGGTATTTATCTCAGATGATTTTGATGGAGAGCTG TTCCCACGTTATTTGAGCTTTGTGAAGGGTGTGGTTGACTCTGATGACCTTCCTCTTAATGTCTCTCGAGAAATTCTTCAAGAGAGTCGAATTGTGAGGATTATGAGAAAGAGGCTTGTTAGGAAAACATTTGACATGATTCAAGAGCTCTCTGAAAGTGAAAATAAGGAG GATTACAAGAAATTCTGGGAGAACTTTGGTAGGTTTCTGAAATTAGGTTGTATCGAAGACACTGGTAATCATAAACGCATAACTCCATTGCTGCGGTTCCACACCTCCAAAATTGAGGATGAACTTACAACCTTGGATGAGTATGTTGAGAACATGGGGGAGAATCAAAAAGCTATCTACTACCTGGCAACTGACAGCTTGAAAAGCGCCAAGAGTGCTCCATTTCTAGAGAAGTTGGTTCAAAAAGGAATTGAG GTTCTCTATTTAATTGAGCCTATTGATGAAGTTGCCATCCAGAACCTGCAGACATACAAGGAAAAGAAATTTGTTGATATCAGCAAGGAAGATTTAGAACTTG GTGATGAGGATGAGGTCAAGGAAAGAGAAACAGAACAAGAATATAATCTTCTATGTGATTGGATAAAGCAGCAACTTGGTGATAAAGTGGCCAAAGTCCAAGTTTCAAAGCGCCTAAGCTCTTCTCCATGCGTGCTTGTTTCTGGCAAGTTTGGATGGTCAGCCAATATGGAAAG GTTGATGAAAGCACAAGCTCTTGGAGACACAGCCAGCTTGGAGTTCATGAGGGGGAGGAGAATAATGGAAATTAATCCAGATCATCCTATCATTAAAGACTTAAAT GCTGCCTGCAAAAATGCACCTGATAGCAGTGACGCCCAGAGAGCGGTTGACCTCCTATTTGACACAGCATTGATTTCCAGTGGATTCTCG CCTGACAGCCCAGCTGATTTAGGTAATAAGATTTACGAGATGATGGCTATGGCACTTGGTGGGAGATGGGGCAGATCTGAAGACGACTCAGCAGAAGCAACGGAGGGTAATGCTGCAGAGTCTGATGACAATCCAAAGGAAGTTGCAGAGACAGAAGTAGTCGAACCATCCGAAGTGAGAACAGAGAACGATCCTTGGAATGATTAA
- the LOC126671578 gene encoding uncharacterized protein LOC126671578, whose product MGTATSSMAAKFAFFPPNPPSYNIVSDEETKKLRMVSSDLQNGDDDRVDVLRLRTKKGNEIIAMYVKNPKACLTVLYSHGNAADLGQMYHIFTELSLHLNVNLMGYDYSGYGQSSGKPSEEDTYGDIEGAFKCLKETYGVKEEDIVLYGQSVGSGPTLELATGLSRLRAVILHSPILSGLRVMYPLKKTFWFDIYKNIDKIPLVNCPVLVIHGTEDEVVDFSHGKQLWELCKEKYEPLWLKGGNHCNLELYPEYLRHLKKFISAIEKLPRNVPAQEDANNKEQSRPSTDHKEKARTSSGHKEKSRLSTDSKEKGRSSTDRRERSRKSIDRAAKARNSTDQRVEKGRNSFDRLGDMVRSVGLCNVDCLKQTA is encoded by the exons ATGGGGACGGCGACATCTTCCATGGCGGCAAAGTTTGCCTTCTTCCCACCGAACCCGCCTTCTTACAACATAGTATCAGACGAAGAAACTAAGAAACTGAGGATGGTCTCATCGGATTTGCAGAACGGAGACGATGATAGAGTTGATGTGTTAAGACTTCGTACTAAGAAAGGGAATGAGATAATTGCTATGTATGTGAAGAACCCTAAAGCTTGTTTGACTGTCTTATACTCTCATGGCAATGCTGCTGATCTTGGCCAGATGTATCATATTTTCACTGAGCTTAGTTTGCATCTTAATGTTAATCTTATGGG gtATGATTATTCTGGTTATGGACAGTCATCGGGCAAG CCAAGTGAAGAAGACACATATGGTGATATAGAAGGTGCATTTAAATGCTTAAAAGAGACATATGGAGTAAAAGAAGAAGACATTGTATTATATGGTCAGTCTGTAGGAAGTGGACCGACTCTTGAATTGGCTACTGGTTTGTCTCGGTTAAGAGCTGTGATTCTTCATAGTCCTATTTTGTCTGGCCTTCGTGTCATGTACCCACTTAAGAAGACTTTCTGGTTTGACATTTACAAG AATATTGATAAAATTCCTCTGGTCAATTGCCCTGTCCTTGTAATTCAT GGAACAGAAGACGAAGTCGTAGATTTTTCGCACGGGAAGCAACTATGGGAGCTCTGCAAAGAAAAATACGAACCATTATGGCTCAAAGGTGGAAACCACTGCAATTTAGAGCTCTACCCTGAGTACTTAAGGCATCTCAAAAAGTTCATTTCTGCAATTGAGAAACTGCCAAGAAATGTACCTGCACAAGAAGACGCCAATAATAAGGAACAATCAAGACCGAGCACAGATCATAAAGAGAAGGCCAGAACAAGTAGTGGACACAAAGAAAAATCCAGGCTAAGCACAGACAGTAAGGAAAAAGGAAGAAGCAGTACTGACAGAAGAGAAAGATCAAGAAAGAGCATTGATCGCGCAGCGAAAGCACGGAACAGTACTGATCAGCGTGTAGAAAAAGGAAGAAACAGCTTTGATCG GCTTGGAGATATGGTTAGATCAGTTGGATTGTGCAATGTTGATTGTTTGAAGCAGACAGCTTAA